From a region of the Triticum aestivum cultivar Chinese Spring chromosome 7D, IWGSC CS RefSeq v2.1, whole genome shotgun sequence genome:
- the LOC123166565 gene encoding U-box domain-containing protein 70: MEAEEERAAEAQREKEAGNDAYRKQYLETAVDHYTRGTALDPRDISFLTNRAAAYLLMSKYRECVRDCEEAVERGRELRADNRLLARALSRKAAALLKLAACAADYAPAVRALQQSLAEHYSEDTRHKLDQAETARKEIEERERLDQEAADHHRQRGNELFQRKNYQEATAHYTEAIEKNPNDPRVFSNRAQCHIYLGNLPKGLEDAEKCIELDPTFLKGYVRKANVQFLMEYYESALATYIEGLKCDPNNLVVINGLRRCAAYINRSNGGDVGPDDLEDILGNVSSDNDFRNKLQKLMEEAAALKKEASDERLRRIESERMARTSEDLYLNQVQQRREAEECLSKIEQEFQQLKVRQDEVSEEFQKATEHNENLQHQLTETIRALESMRGNATSASPLSSGSVLDENRIPSYFICPIFQDVMNDPHIAADGFTYEGDFIRSWFSTGSDTSPMTNLPLEHDELIPNIALRSAIQEWLQQQNVAV, encoded by the exons atggaggcggaggaggagcgggcggcggaggcgcagcggGAGAAGGAGGCCGGCAACGACGCCTACCGCAAGCAGTACCTGGAGACGGCCGTCGACCACTACACCCGCGGCACCGCGCTCGACCCCCGCGACATCTCCTTCCTCACCAACCGCGCCGCCGCCTACCTCCTCATGTCCAAG TACAGGGAGTGCGTGAGGGACtgcgaggaggcggtggagaggggCAGGGAGCTCCGCGCCGACAACAGGCTGCTGGCCCGCGCGCTGTCGCGGAAGGCGGCCGCGCTGCTCAAGCTCGCGGCCTGCGCCGCGGACTACGCGCCGGCGGTCAGGGCGCTGCAGCAGTCGCTGGCCGAGCACTACAGCGAGGACACGCGCCACAAGCTGGACCAGGCGGAGACCGCCAGGAAGGAGATCGAGGAGCGGGAGCGGCTAGATCAGGAGGCCGCCGACCACCACCGGCAGAGAG GCAATGAATTATTTCAGAGGAAAAATTATCAGGAAGCGACAGCTCACTATACTGAAGCTATTGAAAAGAATCCTAATGATCCCAGA GTCTTTAGCAATAGAGCTCAATGCCACATCTATCTAGGAAATCTGCCTAAAGGTCTGGAAGATGCCGAAAAATGTATTGAGTTGGATCCCACTTTCCTGAAGGGCTATGTCCGTAAAGCGAATGTACAATTCCTGATGGAGTATTATGAAAGTGCTCTGGCAACATACATAGAGGGTCTGAAGTGTGATCCAAACAATCTCGTTGTAATTAATGGCTTAAGGAG ATGTGCAGCATACATTAACAGGTCTAATGGAGGTGATGTTGGGCCTGATGATTTGGAAGACATATTG ggaaatgttaGTTCAGACAATGATTTCCGTAATAAACTCCAAAAACTCATGGAAGAAGCTGCAGCACTCAAGAAGGAAGCCTCTGATGAGCGCTTGAGGCGGATTGAATCTGAACGAATG GCCAGGACATCAGAGGACTTATATTTAAACCAAGTCCAACAACGAAGAGAAGCTGAGGAATGTCTTTCGAAAATAGAACAAGAGTTCCAACAACTTAAAGTACGACAAGATGAGGTCAGtgaggaatttcagaaagccaccgAGCACAATGAGAATCTTCAGCATCAGCTCACAGAAACAATCAGGGCACTCGAGTCCATGAGGGGCAACGCAACGTCAGCTTCGCCTTTGTCTTCAGGATCAGTGCTGGATGAAAACCGCATACCTTCATACTTCATCTGCCCTATATTTCAG GATGTGATGAATGACCCTCACATTGCGGCGGACGGCTTCACCTACGAAGGCGATTTCATCCGGAGCTGGTTCAGCACGGGCAGCGACACGTCCCCGATGACCAACCTGCCGCTTGAACACGACGAGCTCATCCCCAACATCGCCCTCCGCTCCGCCATCCAGGAGTGGCTCCAGCAGCAGAACGTGGCAGTGTGA